Proteins encoded in a region of the Pelmatolapia mariae isolate MD_Pm_ZW linkage group LG16_19, Pm_UMD_F_2, whole genome shotgun sequence genome:
- the arhgap15 gene encoding rho GTPase-activating protein 15 isoform X1 encodes MAGTRITNLQSTVKPPVIQAPQRSTATQGAVQMRIKNSPSSGDRLSQSKSMVLQETDLPQKPISRHRRNQSQHNVVVAGAATFEPLVDLKGEIMNMAKISESGKKQRKNWSSVWTVLTSDQLMFYKDKQETGQKPGGKADVLQLCGAVIEWNTEKSSRKNVFQITTSTGSEYLVQTDSYSTASKWYDAIKKTVDSSTKEGFPLRRSNSTDYLPRHSSLPGYGSASPGVKQRNPIHRRSINMFGSSKLKHSASDSADKNGVKNRLKKFIIRRPSMKTLQEKGLIKDRVFGCHLSSLCEREGSTVPKFVQICVDAVEKRGLEADGIYRVSGNLATIQKLRFLVDEEEDLDLEHSQWEDVHVVTGALKMFFRELPEPLFPFRFFQPFVEAIKIKEPKQKVQAMKKLIQQLPKPNHDTMKLLFSHLHKVLAFSRKNLMSTQGIGIVFGPTLMWPELDAGNMAVNMVYQNQIVEFILTESQEIFNLDRK; translated from the exons ATGGCGGGTACAAG AATCACGAACCTGCAGAGTACCGTGAAACCACCGGTGATTCAGGCTCCACAGCGCAGCACAGCGACACAGGGAGCCGTGCAGATGCGCATTAAAAACTCCCCGAGCTCCGGAGACCGTCTGAGTCAGTCCAAGTCGATGGTGCTGCAGGAGACCGACCTTCCTCAGAAGCCT ATCTCTCGACATCGCAGGAATCAGTCTCAGCACAATGTTGTGGTAGCAGGAGCTGCTACATTTGAACCTCTG GTGGATTTGAAAGGTGAAATCATGAATATGGCTAAAATTTCAGAGAGTGGTAAGAAGCAGAGGAAGAACTGGTCTTCAGTGTGGACTGTGCTCACCTCAGACCAGTTAATGTTTTAtaaagacaaacaggaaactggaCAG AAACCAGGAGGTAAGGCTGATGTGCTTCAGCTGTGTGGAGCAGTCATTGAGTGGAATACTGAGAAATCAAGCAGGAAAAATGTCTTCCAG ATTACAACAAGCACAGGAAGTGAGTACCTTGTCCAGACTGACAGTTACTCCACTGCCAGCAAATGGTACGACGCCATCAAAAAGACTGTCGACTCTTCA ACTAAAGAAGGTTTTCCTCTGCGGAGATCAAACAGCACTGACTACCTGCCCAGACACAGCTCCCTACCTGGATACGGCTCTGCTTCTCCTGGTGTCAAACAACGTAACCCGATACACCGACGATCCATCA ACATGTTTGGCAGCTCAAAGCTGAAGCACAGCGCCTCAGATAGTGCAGACAAGAATGGAGTGAAAAACAGGCTGAAGAAATTCATCATCAGACGTCCATCCATGAAGACTCTACAGGAGAAAGGCCTGATAAAAG ATCGAGTGTTTGGCTGCCATCTGTCGAGTCTCTGTGAGCGTGAAGGGAGCACAGTACCAAAGTTTGTTCAGATCTGTGTGGATGCCGTTGAGAAACGAG GTCTGGAAGCTGATGGGATCTACAGAGTCAGTGGAAACCTGGCCACAATCCAGAAACTTCGCTTCCTCGTCGATGAAG AGGAGGATCTAGACCTGGAACACAGTCAGTGGGAGGATGTCCACGTTGTCACCGGAGCCCTCAAAATGTTTTTCCGTGAGCTGCCAGAGCCACTGTTTCCATTCAGgtttttccagccttttgtggAGGCCATCA AGATCAAAGAACCCAAACAAAAAGTTCAGGCCATGAAGAAACTGATACAGCAGCTGCCCAAACCCAACCATGACACCATGAAGCTTCTCTTCAGCCACCTGCACAA AGTTCTGGCCTTTTCCAGGAAGAACCTGATGTCCACTCAGGGCATCGGAATCGTGTTCGGTCCAACGCTGATGTGGCCTGAACTGGATGCCGGAAACATGGCGGTCAACATGGTGTATCAGAATCAGATTGTGGAGTTCAttctcactgaaagccaagaaATCTTCAACTTGGACAGGAAGTAA
- the arhgap15 gene encoding rho GTPase-activating protein 15 isoform X2: MRIKNSPSSGDRLSQSKSMVLQETDLPQKPISRHRRNQSQHNVVVAGAATFEPLVDLKGEIMNMAKISESGKKQRKNWSSVWTVLTSDQLMFYKDKQETGQKPGGKADVLQLCGAVIEWNTEKSSRKNVFQITTSTGSEYLVQTDSYSTASKWYDAIKKTVDSSTKEGFPLRRSNSTDYLPRHSSLPGYGSASPGVKQRNPIHRRSINMFGSSKLKHSASDSADKNGVKNRLKKFIIRRPSMKTLQEKGLIKDRVFGCHLSSLCEREGSTVPKFVQICVDAVEKRGLEADGIYRVSGNLATIQKLRFLVDEEEDLDLEHSQWEDVHVVTGALKMFFRELPEPLFPFRFFQPFVEAIKIKEPKQKVQAMKKLIQQLPKPNHDTMKLLFSHLHKVLAFSRKNLMSTQGIGIVFGPTLMWPELDAGNMAVNMVYQNQIVEFILTESQEIFNLDRK; this comes from the exons ATGCGCATTAAAAACTCCCCGAGCTCCGGAGACCGTCTGAGTCAGTCCAAGTCGATGGTGCTGCAGGAGACCGACCTTCCTCAGAAGCCT ATCTCTCGACATCGCAGGAATCAGTCTCAGCACAATGTTGTGGTAGCAGGAGCTGCTACATTTGAACCTCTG GTGGATTTGAAAGGTGAAATCATGAATATGGCTAAAATTTCAGAGAGTGGTAAGAAGCAGAGGAAGAACTGGTCTTCAGTGTGGACTGTGCTCACCTCAGACCAGTTAATGTTTTAtaaagacaaacaggaaactggaCAG AAACCAGGAGGTAAGGCTGATGTGCTTCAGCTGTGTGGAGCAGTCATTGAGTGGAATACTGAGAAATCAAGCAGGAAAAATGTCTTCCAG ATTACAACAAGCACAGGAAGTGAGTACCTTGTCCAGACTGACAGTTACTCCACTGCCAGCAAATGGTACGACGCCATCAAAAAGACTGTCGACTCTTCA ACTAAAGAAGGTTTTCCTCTGCGGAGATCAAACAGCACTGACTACCTGCCCAGACACAGCTCCCTACCTGGATACGGCTCTGCTTCTCCTGGTGTCAAACAACGTAACCCGATACACCGACGATCCATCA ACATGTTTGGCAGCTCAAAGCTGAAGCACAGCGCCTCAGATAGTGCAGACAAGAATGGAGTGAAAAACAGGCTGAAGAAATTCATCATCAGACGTCCATCCATGAAGACTCTACAGGAGAAAGGCCTGATAAAAG ATCGAGTGTTTGGCTGCCATCTGTCGAGTCTCTGTGAGCGTGAAGGGAGCACAGTACCAAAGTTTGTTCAGATCTGTGTGGATGCCGTTGAGAAACGAG GTCTGGAAGCTGATGGGATCTACAGAGTCAGTGGAAACCTGGCCACAATCCAGAAACTTCGCTTCCTCGTCGATGAAG AGGAGGATCTAGACCTGGAACACAGTCAGTGGGAGGATGTCCACGTTGTCACCGGAGCCCTCAAAATGTTTTTCCGTGAGCTGCCAGAGCCACTGTTTCCATTCAGgtttttccagccttttgtggAGGCCATCA AGATCAAAGAACCCAAACAAAAAGTTCAGGCCATGAAGAAACTGATACAGCAGCTGCCCAAACCCAACCATGACACCATGAAGCTTCTCTTCAGCCACCTGCACAA AGTTCTGGCCTTTTCCAGGAAGAACCTGATGTCCACTCAGGGCATCGGAATCGTGTTCGGTCCAACGCTGATGTGGCCTGAACTGGATGCCGGAAACATGGCGGTCAACATGGTGTATCAGAATCAGATTGTGGAGTTCAttctcactgaaagccaagaaATCTTCAACTTGGACAGGAAGTAA